One part of the Sphingobium yanoikuyae genome encodes these proteins:
- a CDS encoding YnfA family protein codes for MPSILVYIAAALAEIAGCFAFWAWLRMDKSMLWLIPGAGSLLLFAWLLTLVDAAAAGRAYAAYGGVYISSALLWLWLVEGVRPDRWDMTGVALSLVGAGIILFGPHRA; via the coding sequence ATGCCGTCGATCCTGGTCTATATCGCCGCCGCCCTCGCCGAGATCGCCGGCTGCTTCGCCTTCTGGGCCTGGCTGCGGATGGACAAGTCGATGCTGTGGCTGATCCCCGGCGCGGGATCGCTGCTGCTCTTCGCCTGGCTGCTGACCCTGGTCGACGCGGCGGCAGCCGGGCGCGCCTATGCGGCCTATGGCGGCGTCTATATCAGTTCGGCCCTGCTCTGGCTCTGGCTGGTGGAGGGCGTGCGGCCGGACCGCTGGGACATGACCGGCGTGGCGCTCAGCCTGGTCGGCGCGGGCATCATCCTGTTCGGCCCGCACCGCGCCTAA
- the aguB gene encoding N-carbamoylputrescine amidase, whose product MTRVTVAALQLAFSDDMADNIAMVADHVTKAAARGAKIILPPELFEGHYFCRQEDEALFDRAQPTDQHPAVQEMRKLAKDLGVYIPTSYFERDGHHYYNSLAMIDDEGEIMGVYRKSHIPDGPGYEEKYYFRPGNTGFKVWPTKYGTVGVGICWDQWYPETARCMALMGAEMLFYPTAIGSEPYDAELDTSRMWRRAMIGHAVSNCMPVIAANRIGEEEGQKFYGHSFISDEWGDFLAESDAKDNGALVATLDLAKAKIHRAGMGFFRDRRPELYGRIAQDI is encoded by the coding sequence ATGACCCGCGTGACCGTCGCCGCCCTGCAGCTCGCCTTTTCGGACGACATGGCCGACAATATCGCCATGGTCGCCGATCATGTGACCAAGGCCGCCGCCCGCGGCGCGAAGATCATCCTGCCGCCCGAACTGTTCGAGGGCCATTATTTCTGCAGGCAAGAGGACGAAGCCCTGTTCGACCGCGCCCAGCCGACCGACCAGCACCCGGCCGTGCAGGAAATGCGCAAGCTGGCCAAGGATCTGGGCGTCTATATCCCGACCAGCTATTTCGAGCGGGACGGCCATCATTATTACAACTCGCTCGCCATGATCGATGATGAGGGCGAGATCATGGGCGTCTATCGCAAGAGCCACATCCCCGACGGTCCGGGCTATGAGGAAAAATATTATTTCCGCCCCGGCAACACCGGCTTCAAGGTGTGGCCGACCAAATATGGCACCGTGGGCGTCGGCATCTGCTGGGACCAATGGTATCCCGAAACCGCCCGCTGCATGGCGCTGATGGGCGCCGAAATGCTGTTCTACCCGACCGCGATCGGCTCCGAACCCTATGATGCGGAGCTGGATACCAGCCGCATGTGGCGCCGCGCGATGATCGGCCATGCGGTCAGCAACTGCATGCCGGTGATCGCCGCCAACCGCATCGGCGAGGAAGAGGGCCAGAAATTCTACGGCCACAGCTTCATCAGCGATGAATGGGGCGATTTCCTCGCGGAGTCCGACGCCAAGGACAATGGCGCGCTGGTCGCCACGCTGGACCTTGCCAAGGCGAAGATCCACCGCGCCGGCATGGGCTTCTTCCGCGATCGCCGCCCGGAACTTTACGGCCGCATCGCGCAGGATATCTGA
- a CDS encoding DUF2501 domain-containing protein: MFRPILATSLILLGASAGTAQLPSIVGMGAENAAGVLGYCVKNRLVDATSANAVLDKLNKKPGVKGSGAFKSGETGIIHAGKKDISLDSLKGDAKGKMCSMVLKQSASLL; this comes from the coding sequence ATGTTTCGTCCGATCCTTGCCACTTCACTGATCCTGCTTGGCGCCAGCGCCGGCACCGCCCAATTGCCCAGCATCGTCGGCATGGGCGCTGAAAACGCCGCCGGCGTGCTGGGCTATTGCGTCAAGAACCGGCTCGTCGATGCGACCAGCGCCAATGCCGTGCTGGACAAGCTGAACAAGAAACCGGGCGTGAAGGGCTCGGGCGCCTTCAAGTCCGGCGAGACCGGCATCATCCATGCCGGCAAGAAGGACATTTCGCTCGACAGCCTGAAGGGCGATGCCAAGGGCAAGATGTGCTCCATGGTGCTCAAGCAATCGGCTTCCCTGCTATAG
- a CDS encoding agmatine deiminase family protein, protein MTFRMPAEWAPHDWTWIGFPTSPDEWPGAFDGARRQIADFASALHADGKGEEVRLVVANEADADAARALVAPGVTIAVHNLGDVWLRDTAPIAVLNGVTGERALVDFGFNGWGGKYQMPGDEDIGARLAATTGMATSTQNWVFEGGAIDTDGTGLFVTTEQCLLNPNRNPDLDRGKIETLLAGALGLSDMLWLGDGLLNDHTDGHVDNLARFVAPGKLALPIATTPDDPNTAIYADARARAKAHGVEVVDIPSPGLVLVDGEAIPASYMNFYVGNAAVIVPIYGQPNDQAALDAFAPFFPGRQIVGLRSDAILSGGGSFHCCSQQMPSLV, encoded by the coding sequence ATGACTTTTCGCATGCCTGCCGAATGGGCGCCGCACGACTGGACCTGGATCGGCTTCCCGACCAGCCCGGACGAATGGCCCGGCGCCTTTGACGGCGCCCGTCGCCAGATCGCCGATTTCGCCAGCGCGCTCCATGCCGATGGCAAGGGTGAAGAGGTGCGTCTGGTGGTCGCCAATGAGGCGGATGCCGACGCTGCGCGTGCGCTGGTTGCGCCGGGCGTCACCATCGCCGTCCACAATCTGGGCGACGTATGGCTGCGCGACACCGCGCCGATCGCCGTGCTGAACGGCGTGACCGGGGAGCGCGCGCTGGTCGATTTCGGCTTCAACGGCTGGGGCGGCAAATATCAGATGCCCGGTGACGAGGATATCGGCGCGCGCCTCGCCGCGACCACCGGCATGGCGACCTCGACCCAGAATTGGGTGTTCGAGGGCGGCGCGATCGACACTGACGGCACCGGCCTGTTCGTGACGACCGAGCAATGCCTGCTCAACCCCAATCGCAACCCGGACCTCGATCGCGGCAAGATCGAGACGCTGCTGGCCGGCGCGCTCGGCCTGTCCGACATGCTGTGGCTGGGCGATGGCCTGCTCAACGACCATACCGACGGCCATGTCGACAATCTCGCCCGCTTCGTCGCGCCGGGCAAACTGGCGCTGCCGATCGCGACCACGCCGGACGATCCCAATACGGCCATTTATGCCGACGCCCGCGCCCGCGCCAAGGCGCATGGCGTGGAGGTGGTCGACATCCCCTCGCCCGGCCTGGTGCTGGTCGATGGCGAAGCGATCCCCGCCAGCTACATGAATTTCTATGTCGGCAATGCCGCCGTCATCGTCCCCATCTATGGCCAGCCCAATGACCAGGCGGCACTCGACGCCTTCGCCCCCTTCTTTCCGGGGCGTCAGATTGTCGGCCTGCGCAGCGACGCGATCCTGTCGGGCGGCGGCAGCTTCCATTGCTGCAGCCAGCAGATGCCCTCGCTGGTCTAA
- a CDS encoding DUF6265 family protein, producing the protein MKKSVSIMLAALMLGGAPLAQAADLPEWLTGEWQQERGDRWTEELWSLPRGGVMIGMGRSGRGESLQSWELMRIVRAADGMLTLHAAPEGGKETIFPVLEQGVRDISFANPDHDYPQRIRYWREGRLLMAETAMMDGSNAQNWTYAPAGQ; encoded by the coding sequence GTGAAGAAGAGCGTATCGATCATGCTGGCGGCACTGATGCTGGGCGGGGCGCCGCTGGCGCAGGCGGCGGACCTGCCCGAATGGCTGACCGGCGAATGGCAGCAGGAACGGGGCGACCGCTGGACCGAGGAACTGTGGTCGCTGCCGCGCGGCGGGGTGATGATCGGCATGGGGCGCAGCGGGCGGGGCGAAAGCCTGCAAAGCTGGGAGTTGATGAGGATCGTGCGCGCGGCGGACGGAATGCTGACGCTGCATGCCGCGCCGGAGGGCGGCAAGGAGACGATCTTCCCCGTGCTGGAGCAGGGCGTGCGCGACATCAGCTTCGCCAATCCCGACCATGATTATCCCCAGCGCATCCGCTACTGGCGCGAAGGCCGCCTGCTGATGGCCGAAACCGCGATGATGGACGGCAGCAACGCCCAGAACTGGACCTATGCCCCGGCGGGGCAATGA
- a CDS encoding M28 family metallopeptidase, whose product MRSSVTAIAAVLALSAPALTPAVALAAPAAKSDAAPSIDTMKRLVKELSSDSYEGRAPGTVGEEKTLALLTAEFEKLGLKPGNKGSWFQDVPLVEITAKNVSPLSFTGGKTPITAAYGPEMVIGTYRTTQPKIEVKDSPVVFVGYGINAPEKGWNDYAGLDVKGKTVLILVNDPDYQTPGLTGPFNGRAMTYYGRWTYKFEEAARQGATAAIIIHDTEPAAYGWNVVQSSWTGSQHVADNPGGNADQSAAIGWIQKDKAAALFADAGLNLDQQMAAAKQKGFKAVPLGAIKANVSFDNDLRKHASKNVVALLPGKTRPDEYVLYSAHWDHLGHCQAAPDGDDICNGAVDNATGTAALVALAQANVKAGPSDRSQVFLAVTGEESGLLGSAYYGNNPVFPFSKTVGGVNMDALSVAGLAKNVVVIGKGKSQLDAYLDRALGAQGRVATLEPTPEKGYYYRSDHFSFAKHGLPMLYFEGGEDLVKGGTAAGMAAAEDYTEHRYHGPKDEYDPNWDWTGVAADLKLYYDVGRALANTTDWPNWVDGDEFRAIRDKDRAGK is encoded by the coding sequence ATGCGCAGCTCCGTCACGGCGATCGCCGCCGTTCTCGCCCTTTCCGCTCCTGCCCTGACGCCCGCCGTCGCGCTGGCCGCCCCGGCCGCCAAGAGCGACGCCGCCCCCTCGATCGACACGATGAAGCGGCTGGTGAAGGAGCTTTCGTCCGACTCCTATGAGGGCCGCGCACCCGGCACCGTGGGCGAGGAAAAGACCCTGGCGTTGCTGACCGCGGAGTTCGAGAAGCTGGGCCTCAAACCCGGCAACAAGGGCAGCTGGTTCCAGGACGTGCCGCTGGTCGAAATCACCGCCAAGAATGTCTCGCCCTTGAGCTTCACGGGTGGCAAGACCCCGATCACCGCCGCCTATGGTCCCGAGATGGTGATCGGCACCTATCGCACCACCCAGCCCAAGATCGAGGTCAAGGACAGCCCGGTCGTGTTCGTCGGCTATGGCATCAACGCCCCGGAAAAGGGCTGGAACGACTATGCCGGCCTGGACGTGAAGGGCAAGACCGTGCTGATCCTGGTCAATGACCCGGATTATCAGACGCCGGGCCTGACCGGTCCGTTCAATGGCCGCGCCATGACCTATTATGGCCGCTGGACCTACAAGTTCGAGGAAGCCGCGCGTCAGGGCGCCACCGCCGCGATCATCATCCACGACACCGAACCGGCCGCCTATGGCTGGAACGTCGTCCAGTCGAGCTGGACCGGGTCGCAGCATGTCGCCGATAATCCGGGCGGCAATGCCGACCAGTCGGCCGCGATCGGCTGGATCCAGAAGGACAAGGCCGCCGCCCTGTTCGCCGACGCCGGCCTCAACCTCGACCAGCAGATGGCCGCCGCCAAGCAGAAGGGCTTCAAGGCCGTGCCGCTGGGCGCGATCAAGGCCAATGTCTCGTTCGACAATGACCTGCGCAAGCATGCGTCGAAGAATGTCGTCGCCCTGCTGCCGGGCAAGACCCGCCCAGACGAATATGTGCTCTACAGCGCCCATTGGGATCATCTGGGCCATTGCCAGGCGGCGCCCGACGGCGACGATATCTGCAACGGCGCAGTCGACAATGCCACCGGCACCGCCGCGCTGGTCGCCCTGGCCCAGGCCAATGTGAAGGCCGGCCCGTCCGACCGCAGCCAGGTGTTCCTGGCCGTCACCGGCGAGGAATCGGGCCTGCTGGGTTCGGCCTATTATGGCAACAACCCGGTCTTCCCGTTCAGCAAGACCGTCGGCGGCGTCAACATGGATGCCTTGAGCGTCGCCGGCCTCGCCAAGAATGTCGTCGTCATCGGCAAGGGCAAGTCGCAGCTCGACGCCTATCTCGACCGGGCACTGGGGGCGCAGGGCCGCGTCGCCACGCTCGAACCCACCCCGGAAAAGGGCTATTATTACCGTTCCGACCATTTCAGCTTCGCCAAGCACGGCCTGCCGATGCTCTATTTCGAGGGCGGCGAGGATCTGGTGAAGGGCGGCACCGCCGCCGGCATGGCCGCAGCCGAGGATTATACCGAGCATCGCTATCACGGCCCCAAGGACGAATATGATCCCAATTGGGACTGGACCGGCGTCGCCGCCGACCTGAAGCTCTATTATGATGTCGGCCGGGCGCTCGCCAACACGACCGACTGGCCCAACTGGGTCGATGGCGACGAATTCCGCGCCATCCGCGACAAGGACCGCGCGGGCAAATAA
- a CDS encoding alpha/beta hydrolase family protein — protein sequence MHNKLNAARLGALLAMSSLSAMAHAEPDALAKAFGARETVISASLSADGEKIALVAAGPGRTTRVHVLNAQEGAEPKAVLSGSGKPEYLTSCDWIGAARLSCNIFSTQRYGDNVYTSSNVVAVDAEGGNIKGLSQKRGENALGYDLRGGEVLDFLPGEDGAILMTRSYVPEAKAGSLIEKKAEGLGVDRIDSRTGTSRRVEAPEKNAFDFITDGLGHVRVMGLWDRKDTGYVTSQFKYLYRGADGGGWRQLSTYDWQSETGFRPVAVDPAKNIAYGFERKEGRFALMAVQLDPGLEKTLVYANPNVDVAGLVKTGRDQRVVGVSYVDDYRHTDYFDPAVLAMVKSLGKALGGKSVHIGDLSADGQRALVWAGSDVDPGQYYLYDKAARKLSPIMPDRPELAGHALAAMKPIQYKAQDGTVIPAYLTLPPGKEDAKGLPAIVMPHGGPESRDEWGFDWLVQYYAARGFAVIQPQFRGSFGFGENWLMGNAFRSWKAAVGDVADSGRWLVQQGIADPARLTILGWSYGGYAALQAQAIDPKLFKAVVAIAPVTDISDMLRRNRYSATYLEDRKMLGTGPEAANASPANHAAEFQAPVLMFHGTDDANVDITQARIMQSKLEGAGKRSRLVVYDGLAHSLNDSEARADMLQQSADFLLQAGK from the coding sequence ATGCATAATAAGTTGAATGCGGCGCGCCTGGGTGCGCTGCTGGCCATGTCGTCGCTGTCGGCGATGGCCCATGCCGAACCCGATGCACTGGCCAAGGCATTTGGCGCGCGGGAAACCGTGATTTCGGCCAGCCTGTCCGCCGATGGCGAGAAGATTGCGCTGGTCGCCGCCGGACCGGGCCGGACGACGCGTGTCCATGTGCTGAACGCGCAGGAGGGAGCGGAACCCAAGGCCGTTCTTTCAGGCAGTGGAAAGCCGGAATATCTGACGAGTTGCGACTGGATCGGGGCAGCGCGCCTGAGCTGCAACATTTTCAGCACGCAACGCTATGGCGACAATGTCTACACATCCAGCAATGTCGTGGCGGTTGATGCGGAAGGCGGCAATATCAAGGGGTTGAGCCAAAAACGGGGCGAGAATGCTCTGGGCTATGACCTGCGCGGCGGCGAGGTGCTCGATTTCCTGCCCGGCGAGGACGGCGCGATCCTCATGACGCGTTCCTATGTGCCTGAAGCCAAGGCCGGCAGCCTGATCGAGAAGAAGGCCGAAGGGCTGGGGGTCGATCGGATCGACAGTCGCACCGGAACGTCACGGCGGGTCGAGGCGCCCGAGAAGAACGCCTTCGACTTCATTACCGATGGGCTTGGCCATGTACGCGTCATGGGCCTGTGGGACCGCAAGGACACCGGCTATGTCACCAGCCAGTTCAAATATCTGTACCGTGGTGCCGATGGGGGCGGTTGGCGCCAGCTTTCCACCTATGACTGGCAGTCGGAAACAGGCTTCAGGCCCGTTGCGGTCGATCCGGCCAAGAATATTGCCTATGGCTTCGAGCGCAAGGAGGGGCGTTTTGCGCTGATGGCGGTGCAACTGGATCCCGGCCTGGAAAAGACGCTGGTCTACGCCAATCCGAACGTCGATGTTGCTGGTCTGGTCAAGACCGGGCGCGACCAGCGCGTCGTCGGCGTCAGCTATGTCGATGATTATCGCCATACGGACTATTTCGATCCGGCGGTGCTGGCGATGGTCAAATCGCTCGGCAAGGCGCTGGGCGGCAAGTCCGTCCATATTGGCGATCTCAGCGCCGACGGGCAGAGAGCATTGGTCTGGGCCGGCAGCGACGTCGATCCGGGGCAATATTATCTGTATGACAAGGCTGCGCGCAAATTGTCGCCGATCATGCCTGATCGACCGGAACTGGCCGGACACGCGCTCGCGGCGATGAAGCCGATCCAGTACAAGGCGCAGGACGGAACCGTCATTCCCGCCTATCTGACCCTGCCGCCCGGCAAGGAGGACGCCAAGGGGCTGCCGGCGATCGTCATGCCCCATGGCGGTCCGGAATCCCGCGACGAATGGGGTTTCGACTGGCTGGTGCAATATTATGCGGCGCGTGGCTTCGCCGTTATCCAGCCGCAATTTCGGGGGTCTTTCGGCTTTGGCGAGAATTGGCTGATGGGCAATGCCTTCCGTTCCTGGAAGGCGGCCGTCGGCGACGTGGCAGATTCGGGACGCTGGCTGGTCCAGCAGGGGATTGCCGATCCTGCCCGACTGACCATCCTGGGCTGGTCCTATGGCGGCTATGCGGCGTTGCAGGCGCAGGCGATCGACCCCAAGCTGTTCAAGGCGGTGGTGGCTATCGCGCCGGTCACCGACATCAGTGACATGCTGCGGCGCAACCGGTATTCGGCGACCTATCTGGAAGATCGCAAGATGCTGGGCACGGGCCCGGAGGCGGCCAATGCGTCGCCGGCCAATCATGCCGCCGAATTCCAGGCGCCGGTGCTGATGTTCCATGGCACGGATGACGCCAATGTCGACATCACCCAGGCGCGGATCATGCAGTCCAAGCTGGAAGGCGCGGGGAAGCGCAGCCGGCTGGTCGTCTATGACGGGCTGGCGCACAGCCTGAACGATAGCGAGGCGCGGGCGGACATGCTCCAGCAGAGTGCGGACTTCCTGCTGCAGGCGGGGAAATAG
- the rpsD gene encoding 30S ribosomal protein S4, which produces MSKRSSAKYKLDRRMGENIWGRPKSPVNKREYGPGQHGQRRKGKMSDYGIQLRAKQKLKGYYGDITEKQFKKNYFEASRMKGDTGQNLIGLLERRLDAVVYRAKFAPTIFSARQIVSHGHIYVNGVKCNIASRLVKPGDEITLGKKAQEMALVLEAQSLPERDIPDYVAPDGATKVTYVRVPTLDEVPYPVKMEPNLVVEFYSR; this is translated from the coding sequence ATGTCGAAGCGCTCTAGCGCCAAGTACAAGCTCGACCGTCGCATGGGCGAGAACATCTGGGGTCGCCCGAAGAGCCCGGTCAACAAGCGCGAATATGGCCCCGGTCAGCACGGCCAGCGCCGCAAGGGCAAGATGTCGGACTACGGCATCCAGCTGCGCGCCAAGCAGAAGCTGAAGGGCTATTACGGCGACATCACCGAAAAGCAGTTCAAGAAGAACTATTTCGAAGCCAGCCGCATGAAGGGCGACACCGGCCAGAACCTGATCGGTCTGCTGGAGCGCCGCCTGGACGCCGTCGTGTACCGCGCCAAGTTCGCACCGACCATCTTCTCGGCGCGCCAGATCGTTTCGCACGGCCACATCTATGTGAACGGCGTGAAGTGCAACATCGCCTCGCGTCTGGTGAAGCCGGGCGACGAGATCACCCTGGGCAAGAAGGCGCAGGAAATGGCGCTGGTTCTCGAAGCGCAGAGCCTGCCCGAGCGTGACATCCCCGACTATGTCGCCCCCGACGGCGCCACCAAGGTCACCTATGTCCGCGTTCCGACGCTGGACGAAGTGCCCTACCCGGTGAAGATGGAACCGAATCTGGTCGTCGAATTCTATTCGCGCTAA
- a CDS encoding chorismate mutase → MKPEDYTSMTEVRAGVDALDRQLVALLDQRFAHMRAAARIKPDRGAVRDEARKRQVIDNVRAEAEHLGAPGDLIAELWEQLVEASIAYEMAEYDRTRG, encoded by the coding sequence ATGAAGCCCGAAGACTATACCAGCATGACCGAGGTGCGCGCCGGTGTCGACGCCCTCGACCGCCAGCTCGTCGCCCTGCTTGATCAGCGTTTTGCCCATATGCGCGCCGCCGCCCGGATCAAGCCGGATCGCGGTGCCGTCCGCGACGAGGCGCGCAAGCGTCAGGTGATCGACAATGTACGCGCGGAGGCCGAGCACCTGGGCGCGCCGGGCGACCTGATCGCGGAGCTGTGGGAGCAACTGGTCGAAGCCTCGATAGCCTATGAAATGGCCGAGTATGACCGCACGCGGGGTTAA
- the nrdR gene encoding transcriptional regulator NrdR, giving the protein MRCPFCAHEDSQVKDSRPTEDGNAIRRRRQCEACGARFTTFERIQLRDIWVVKSEGRKEAFERDKLARSIGIACRKRPIDPSRIEKLISGIQRQLETSGESEIPARSIGEMVMEGLKRLDSVAYIRFASVYKDFTDARDFEDFASTVKEVGSE; this is encoded by the coding sequence TTGCGCTGCCCTTTCTGCGCCCATGAGGACAGCCAGGTGAAGGACAGCCGGCCGACGGAGGATGGCAATGCCATTCGCCGTCGCCGGCAGTGCGAAGCCTGCGGCGCGCGCTTCACCACTTTCGAGCGCATCCAGTTGCGCGACATCTGGGTGGTGAAGAGCGAAGGCCGCAAGGAAGCGTTCGAGCGCGACAAGCTGGCCCGCTCCATCGGCATCGCCTGCCGCAAGCGGCCGATCGACCCGAGCCGGATCGAGAAGCTGATTTCGGGCATCCAGCGCCAGCTGGAAACCAGCGGCGAAAGCGAAATCCCGGCGCGATCGATCGGCGAGATGGTGATGGAGGGGCTCAAGCGCCTCGACAGCGTCGCCTATATCCGCTTCGCCAGCGTCTACAAGGACTTCACCGACGCCCGCGACTTCGAGGATTTCGCGAGTACCGTGAAGGAGGTCGGGAGTGAGTGA
- the glyA gene encoding serine hydroxymethyltransferase, with product MSTETLTQPNQSDIRSEGYFTAGLAAADPAVFAGVAQELKREQTQIELIASENIVSQAVLEAQGSVFTNKYAEGYPGKRYYQGCAPSDVVEQLAIDRAKELFGCQFANVQPHSGAQANGGVMLALVKPGETIMGLSLDAGGHLTHGSKPSMSGKWFNAVQYGVREDTHLIDYDAVEAQAVECQPKLIIAGGSAYPRQIDFARFRAIADKVGALFMVDMAHFAGLVAGGAHPSPFGHAHVVTTTTHKTLRGPRGGMIMTDDEAIAKKINSAIFPGLQGGPLMHVIAAKAVAFGEALQPEFKTYAQAIVTNAKALAGKLEQRGLAVVSGGTDTHLALIDLRPYGISGKDADEALERSFITCNKNGVPGDPLPPTKTSGIRVGSPAGTTRGFGVAEFEDIGDMIADVLEGLRDNGEHGDAAVEASVRERVAALCARFPIYQG from the coding sequence ATGAGCACCGAAACCCTCACCCAGCCCAACCAGTCCGACATTCGTTCGGAAGGCTATTTCACCGCAGGCCTGGCCGCTGCCGATCCGGCCGTGTTCGCCGGCGTTGCCCAGGAACTGAAGCGCGAGCAGACCCAGATCGAGCTGATCGCGTCGGAAAATATCGTGTCGCAGGCCGTGCTCGAAGCGCAGGGCAGCGTCTTCACCAACAAATATGCCGAAGGCTATCCGGGCAAGCGCTATTATCAGGGCTGCGCCCCGTCGGACGTGGTGGAACAGCTCGCCATCGACCGCGCGAAGGAATTGTTCGGTTGCCAGTTCGCCAACGTCCAGCCCCATTCGGGCGCGCAGGCCAATGGCGGCGTGATGCTGGCGCTGGTCAAGCCCGGCGAAACCATCATGGGCCTGTCGCTCGACGCCGGTGGTCACCTGACCCACGGTTCCAAGCCCAGCATGTCGGGCAAGTGGTTCAACGCCGTGCAATATGGCGTGCGCGAAGACACCCATCTGATCGACTATGACGCGGTTGAGGCCCAGGCGGTCGAATGCCAGCCCAAGCTGATCATCGCCGGCGGCAGCGCCTATCCGCGTCAGATCGACTTCGCCCGCTTCCGCGCGATCGCGGACAAGGTCGGCGCGCTGTTCATGGTCGACATGGCCCATTTCGCCGGCCTGGTCGCCGGTGGTGCCCATCCCTCGCCCTTCGGCCATGCCCATGTCGTGACCACCACCACGCACAAGACGCTGCGTGGTCCGCGTGGCGGCATGATCATGACCGATGACGAGGCGATCGCGAAGAAGATCAATTCGGCGATCTTCCCCGGCCTTCAGGGCGGCCCGCTGATGCACGTGATCGCCGCCAAGGCTGTCGCCTTCGGCGAAGCGCTGCAGCCCGAATTCAAGACCTATGCCCAGGCGATCGTCACCAACGCGAAGGCACTGGCCGGCAAGCTGGAGCAGCGCGGTCTGGCCGTGGTCTCGGGCGGCACCGACACCCACCTCGCCCTGATCGACCTGCGCCCCTATGGCATTTCGGGCAAGGATGCGGACGAGGCGCTGGAGCGCAGCTTCATCACCTGCAACAAGAATGGCGTGCCGGGTGATCCGCTGCCGCCGACCAAGACCAGCGGCATCCGCGTCGGTTCGCCGGCCGGCACCACCCGCGGCTTCGGCGTCGCCGAGTTCGAGGATATCGGTGACATGATCGCCGACGTTCTGGAAGGCCTGCGCGACAATGGCGAACATGGCGATGCCGCCGTCGAAGCCAGCGTCCGCGAACGTGTCGCCGCGCTCTGCGCCCGCTTCCCCATCTATCAGGGGTAA
- the rpiB gene encoding ribose 5-phosphate isomerase B, translating into MKIAIASDHAAVDLKAELALWLRDEGHEVADLGPATADRVDYPDFGYKLATAVASGEAERGIALCGSGIGISIAVNRNPACRCALVGEPLSAALSREHNDANVLAMGARLTGVDMAKACVTAFLTTEFGGGRHAGRVEKLSQPAL; encoded by the coding sequence ATGAAAATCGCCATCGCTTCCGATCATGCCGCCGTCGACCTGAAGGCCGAACTTGCGCTATGGTTGCGCGACGAGGGCCATGAGGTCGCCGACCTCGGCCCGGCCACCGCCGACCGCGTCGATTATCCCGATTTTGGTTACAAGCTCGCGACCGCCGTCGCATCGGGCGAAGCGGAGCGCGGCATCGCGCTCTGCGGTTCGGGCATCGGCATCTCGATCGCCGTCAATCGCAACCCGGCCTGCCGCTGCGCCCTGGTCGGCGAGCCGCTGTCGGCCGCGCTGTCGCGCGAGCATAATGACGCCAATGTCCTGGCCATGGGTGCGCGCCTGACCGGCGTCGACATGGCCAAGGCCTGCGTCACCGCCTTCCTCACCACCGAGTTCGGCGGTGGCCGCCATGCCGGCCGCGTCGAGAAACTGTCCCAGCCCGCGCTCTGA
- a CDS encoding Hsp20 family protein, whose amino-acid sequence MSMRGFDLTPYRRSTVGFDRLFDLIENNARLAQGDNYPPFNIERLAEDRYRVTLAVAGFRPEEIDITAQQNLLQVIGRKDETNADRSKFLHVGIANRSFERRFELADFVRVEKADLADGLLVIELVREVPEAMKPKKIAVNGGHLVDINKDRDAA is encoded by the coding sequence ATGAGCATGCGTGGTTTCGACCTTACCCCCTATCGTCGCTCGACCGTCGGCTTCGATCGTCTGTTCGACCTGATCGAGAATAATGCCCGTCTGGCGCAGGGCGACAATTACCCGCCCTTCAACATCGAACGCCTGGCCGAGGACCGCTATCGCGTGACCCTGGCCGTCGCCGGCTTCCGTCCCGAGGAAATCGACATCACCGCCCAGCAGAACCTGCTCCAGGTGATCGGCCGCAAGGATGAGACCAACGCCGACCGTTCCAAGTTCCTGCATGTCGGCATCGCCAATCGCAGCTTCGAACGCCGCTTCGAACTGGCCGATTTCGTCCGCGTCGAAAAGGCGGACCTGGCCGACGGCCTGCTGGTGATCGAACTGGTGCGCGAAGTGCCCGAAGCGATGAAGCCCAAGAAGATCGCCGTGAATGGCGGCCATCTGGTCGACATCAACAAGGATCGCGACGCCGCCTGA